A stretch of Penaeus vannamei isolate JL-2024 chromosome 18, ASM4276789v1, whole genome shotgun sequence DNA encodes these proteins:
- the ND-B14.5A gene encoding NADH dehydrogenase [ubiquinone] 1 alpha subcomplex subunit 7, with protein MPPKVNPRDVSPFLRSVRKFLLGREHTSALRHPDGMVCRSQPPPNLPPGVSHKLSANYYYTRDGRRDVVPAQTVAVNSSTAPTRLISAGAESEAAVAVAVKTPKTPGSNYNYDSGYN; from the exons atGCCACCGAAAGTCAATCCGAGGGatgtttcccctttccttcgctcAGTTCGCAAGTTTTTGTTAGGG CGCGAGCATACAAGTGCCCTGCGTCACCCAGATGGAATGGTTTGCCGTAGTCAGCCTCCTCCCAATCTGCCCCCTGGTGTCAGTCATAAGTTGTCTGCCAATTATTACTACACACGAGATGGTCGGCGTGATGTTGTCCCAGCCCAGACTGTGGCAGTGAATTCCTCCACTGCTCCAACACGCCTTATTTCTGCTGGTGCAGA AAGTGAAGCTGCAGTTGCTGTAGCTGTAAAGACACCAAAAACCCCAGGCAGTAACTACAACTACGATAGTGGCTATAACTAA